In the genome of Paenibacillus pabuli, one region contains:
- a CDS encoding DUF2188 domain-containing protein produces MPWNKQDYPVSMKNLEPRVRNKAIEIANALLDDGYEEGRSIAIATAKAEEWDEKHPKSENSNQNSKHSSADSKSQHGKSSSPRRHSEPVSSSKSHNNIHVVPTDSGWAIKEEGQSKSLATFRTKAEAVDAAKEKSEKQNIRAIIHNEDGQIASSIKP; encoded by the coding sequence ATGCCGTGGAATAAACAGGACTATCCCGTTTCCATGAAAAATCTGGAGCCTCGTGTCAGAAATAAGGCCATCGAAATTGCCAATGCACTGCTGGATGACGGTTACGAGGAAGGACGCTCCATCGCAATTGCTACTGCAAAAGCAGAAGAATGGGATGAGAAGCATCCCAAGTCAGAGAATTCCAACCAGAACTCCAAACACTCTTCAGCTGACAGCAAATCGCAGCATGGAAAATCTTCATCTCCACGCCGACATTCCGAGCCTGTCTCTTCATCCAAAAGCCATAATAATATTCATGTCGTTCCTACAGACTCTGGCTGGGCAATCAAAGAAGAAGGCCAATCCAAATCTCTGGCTACGTTCCGAACCAAAGCCGAGGCTGTGGATGCTGCCAAAGAAAAGAGTGAAAAACAGAACATTCGGGCTATTATCCATAATGAAGACGGGCAAATCGCTTCTTCCATCAAGCCTTGA